In Desulfatirhabdium butyrativorans DSM 18734, the genomic window AGAATGCCGACAATGCGCAGCAGACCGAAAAGATTGCCGTCAAATGCGCCGAAGACGCCAAGGAAGGCGGCAACGCAGTTGCGGAAACCGTTGCGGCCATGAAAGAGATCGCCAACAAGATTTCCATTATCGAAGAAATCGCTAGACAGACCAACATGCTGGCCCTGAATGCGGCCATCGAGGCGGCCCGGGCGGGCGAGCACGGCAAGGGGTTTGCCGTGGTGGCTGCGGAAGTGCGACGCCTGGCAGAAAGAAGCCAGACGGCAGCCGGGGAAATCAACCGCCTTTCAGGCTCCAGTGTCCAGATTGCCGAACATGCCGGGGAACTGTTGAGCAGCATCGTTCCGGCCATCCAGAAAACCGCGGATTTGGTTCAGGAAATCACATCGGCCAGCAACGAACAGAAGGCTGGAGCGGAACAAATCAACAAGGCCATACAGCAGCTCGATCAGGTCATTCAGCAGAATGCGGCCGCTGCGGAAGAAATGGCGGCAACGGCAACCGAGCTCGACAGCCAGGCCGAAGAACTCCAGGTGTCTTCGTCCTATTTCCGGACCGATCAGACCGGAGGAAAGGCCAGGGCCAAACGGATCGCCGCGCCTCCGAAGCCTCGTGGGCTTCTGGAACAAAGATCGAAAAGCGATTCGGCACAACTGGCCCGCAAAGGATCGGAAAAGCTTCCCGGCGCCCGCATTGTGACACCGAACGAAGTGCAGCGGGGGTACTCGTTGGACATGCAGGACGGACACGGCAAGAAGGAGATACCGGATTCGGAATTCGAAAAATATTGATTTCGAACCCCAACAGGAAGGAGTAAACGCCATGAGTATATCCGGCATCGCCGAATCGGCACAATACCTGACCTTCAAGCTGGAAGAGGAAGTCTTCGCCGTGGATGTAGCCAACGTTCGGGAAATTCTGGATTTTACCCCGGCCACCAAGGTGCCGGGGACTCCTGAATTCATGCGGGGGGTGATCAACGTGCGGGGCAATGTGGTTCCGATTGTGGACATGCGGCTGAAGTTCGGGCTTTCCAAGACCGAAAAAACCGTGGATACCTGCATCGTGGTGATGGAGATATCCGTCGATGACGACAAGATCGTGCTGGGTGCCCTGGTGGATTCGGTTCAGGAAGTCTTCGAAATGGAGGCGAGCCAGATCGAGCCGCCACCGAGGATGGGCACGCGATGGAAGACCGAATTCATCAAGGGAATCGGCAAGCGGAACGATCAGTTGATCATCATTCTTGACATCGACCGGGTGTTTTCGTCGAACGAGCTGAGCCTGCTGCAGGATTCGGCAGAGCGCATTGGATGAACCAATCGGTTTTTCCGAGGAACCGTAGGGGCGAATCATCATTCGTCCCTACCAACTGCCGACTGTTTCGCCCCTACATACGATCAGGAACCGATTGCCGATGAATC contains:
- a CDS encoding chemotaxis protein CheW; protein product: MSISGIAESAQYLTFKLEEEVFAVDVANVREILDFTPATKVPGTPEFMRGVINVRGNVVPIVDMRLKFGLSKTEKTVDTCIVVMEISVDDDKIVLGALVDSVQEVFEMEASQIEPPPRMGTRWKTEFIKGIGKRNDQLIIILDIDRVFSSNELSLLQDSAERIG